In one window of Eggerthella guodeyinii DNA:
- a CDS encoding DUF308 domain-containing protein — translation MSTPHIVTSFKQRSSAAKVSVVALLLLPLIGLGCVLFPGDIVRALPYLLGVVMAVSGVASIVAGVRTRRIEGGKHSIGTGLVMSVVGVVAFLQGSDSISYIGVIWGVLGLLKAAHGFDDTLRHAAAHERFAFILAFAVFNLVVSVLLVLNPFGSIDHHIIVLGVELLAYPFRLVLTKRGMRVEADAA, via the coding sequence ATGTCCACCCCTCATATCGTCACCTCGTTCAAACAACGCAGCAGCGCCGCCAAGGTGTCGGTGGTGGCGTTGTTGCTGCTGCCGCTCATCGGATTGGGCTGCGTGCTGTTCCCCGGCGACATCGTGCGGGCGCTGCCCTACCTGCTGGGCGTGGTCATGGCGGTGTCGGGCGTCGCGAGCATCGTAGCGGGCGTGCGGACCAGGCGCATCGAGGGCGGCAAGCACAGCATCGGAACAGGGCTGGTCATGAGCGTGGTGGGCGTGGTCGCGTTCTTGCAGGGAAGCGACTCCATCAGCTACATCGGCGTCATTTGGGGCGTGTTGGGCCTGCTGAAAGCCGCGCACGGGTTCGACGACACGCTGCGCCACGCGGCCGCGCACGAGCGCTTCGCCTTCATCTTGGCGTTCGCCGTGTTCAACCTCGTGGTGTCGGTGCTGCTCGTGCTCAACCCGTTCGGGAGCATCGACCACCACATCATCGTGCTGGGCGTGGAGCTGCTGGCCTACCCCTTCCGGCTCGTGCTGACGAAGCGGGGCATGCGCGTGGAGGCGGACGCCGCCTAG
- a CDS encoding nucleoside deaminase: MTDEDYMRMAIEEAHRAEELDEVPIGAVVVYEPIDPATRRSLAEPQVIARACNLRETTQDPAGHAEFIALKQAAEHLGVWRLTGCTVYVTLEPCVMCAGLMHQARVDRCVYGAADPKAGALGTLYAVNADERLNHTFEATPQVLGDECAGLLRDFFAKKRKKRGTAS; this comes from the coding sequence ATGACTGATGAAGACTACATGCGCATGGCTATCGAGGAGGCGCACCGCGCCGAAGAGCTGGACGAGGTCCCCATCGGGGCCGTCGTGGTGTACGAGCCCATCGACCCCGCGACGCGCCGCTCCCTGGCCGAGCCGCAGGTGATCGCGCGCGCGTGCAACCTGCGCGAGACGACGCAGGACCCCGCCGGGCACGCCGAGTTCATCGCGCTCAAGCAGGCGGCCGAGCATCTGGGCGTCTGGCGGCTGACCGGCTGCACGGTGTACGTGACGCTGGAGCCGTGCGTGATGTGCGCGGGCCTCATGCATCAGGCGCGCGTCGACCGCTGCGTGTACGGGGCCGCCGATCCGAAGGCGGGCGCCCTCGGCACGCTGTACGCCGTCAACGCCGATGAGCGCCTCAACCACACGTTCGAAGCGACGCCGCAGGTGTTGGGCGACGAGTGCGCCGGACTGCTGCGGGATTTCTTCGCGAAGAAAAGGAAGAAACGGGGGACTGCCTCATGA
- a CDS encoding hybrid sensor histidine kinase/response regulator has protein sequence MKKVSSRKHDRFGRVLDSDPVYLIAALVLMALLVSFYAVLLVNMNAIDTKTEDLKEHPYAVTVAAGRSETLLMQVRTLDDRLAFARTPETIASVKSEFASIDQDLRQAIEVIEQRHRGNPDKAHELASSYKEFCTQQEQLIAISLSDASDETVAEFLATAVNPRIDEMLDLNTEIIDAASQSFDRLYTTVNDTRQDAIFTATVLMAAVMVSLVLFFVVIRRKNRQQEELQESLRRAVQSAQEASEAKSRFLSNVSHDIRTPLTAIMGLTDIALEHADERDRVMESLEKVQLSSHHLLNLVNDVLDMSKIESGQIDLVSKPFDVRGVVETLGSIVRPQADSKHLTFSVTHVDVEDGLVLGDEMHVCQVLINLLGNAVKYTEPNGLVNFGVEELEGDEREGFAAEHGISLLPSDHDGFEMRVRLIRFIVEDDGIGMSKEFMSRMFDPFEREDVPTRFSVEGTGLGMAIVKNLADLMGGTVQVQSERGRGSRFTLVLPFESCAGQACELRLEQSLEAESPAAVAAEEPCTWPNVHVLLAEDNEIIGEIAEEIIMSTGATVERAWNGLEVVNLLEDAPEDRFDLIFMDIQMPGMDGLEAAQIVVERYRAAGHVRPPIIATTANAYEEDRQRAFDAGMDGFAVKPIGKGEVCHLFTTFVDEKSDE, from the coding sequence ATGAAGAAGGTTTCATCGCGGAAGCACGACCGGTTCGGGCGCGTGCTCGATTCGGATCCGGTCTACCTCATCGCGGCCCTCGTGCTCATGGCGTTGCTCGTGTCGTTTTACGCCGTGTTGCTGGTGAACATGAACGCCATCGACACGAAAACGGAAGACTTGAAGGAGCATCCCTACGCGGTGACGGTTGCGGCGGGCCGATCCGAAACGCTGCTGATGCAGGTGCGCACGCTGGACGACCGCCTGGCGTTCGCGCGCACGCCCGAGACCATCGCCAGCGTCAAATCGGAATTCGCCTCCATCGACCAGGACCTGCGGCAGGCGATTGAGGTGATCGAGCAGCGCCATCGCGGCAACCCCGACAAGGCGCACGAGCTGGCCAGCAGCTACAAGGAGTTCTGCACCCAGCAAGAGCAGCTCATCGCGATAAGCCTGAGCGATGCGAGCGATGAAACCGTCGCCGAGTTCCTTGCCACCGCCGTGAATCCGCGCATCGACGAGATGCTCGATCTCAACACCGAGATCATCGACGCTGCTTCCCAGTCGTTCGACCGGTTGTACACGACGGTCAACGATACGCGCCAGGACGCCATATTCACGGCTACGGTGCTCATGGCCGCCGTGATGGTGTCGCTCGTGCTGTTCTTCGTGGTGATCAGGCGCAAGAACCGGCAGCAGGAAGAGCTGCAGGAAAGCCTGCGCCGCGCGGTGCAATCGGCGCAGGAGGCGAGTGAGGCGAAATCGCGCTTCCTGTCGAACGTGTCGCACGACATCCGCACGCCGCTCACGGCCATCATGGGCCTGACGGACATCGCCCTCGAGCACGCCGACGAGCGGGATCGCGTGATGGAGAGCCTGGAGAAGGTGCAGCTGTCATCGCACCACCTGCTCAACCTCGTGAACGACGTGCTGGACATGAGCAAGATCGAAAGCGGGCAGATCGACCTGGTGTCCAAGCCGTTCGACGTGCGCGGCGTGGTGGAAACGCTCGGCTCCATCGTGCGTCCTCAGGCCGATTCGAAGCACCTCACGTTCAGCGTGACGCACGTCGACGTGGAAGACGGCCTCGTGCTGGGCGACGAGATGCACGTGTGCCAGGTGCTTATCAACCTGCTGGGCAACGCGGTGAAGTACACCGAACCGAACGGCCTGGTGAATTTCGGCGTCGAGGAGCTTGAAGGCGACGAGCGCGAGGGATTCGCCGCGGAGCACGGCATATCGTTGCTGCCGAGCGATCACGACGGCTTCGAGATGCGCGTGCGCCTGATCCGTTTCATCGTGGAGGACGACGGCATCGGCATGTCGAAGGAATTCATGTCGCGCATGTTCGACCCGTTCGAACGCGAAGACGTCCCCACGCGGTTTTCCGTGGAAGGCACGGGTCTGGGGATGGCCATCGTGAAGAACCTGGCCGACCTGATGGGCGGCACCGTGCAGGTGCAAAGCGAGCGCGGCCGCGGATCGCGCTTCACGCTGGTGCTGCCGTTCGAATCCTGCGCGGGCCAGGCGTGCGAGCTGCGGCTGGAGCAGAGCCTCGAAGCCGAGAGCCCGGCCGCCGTCGCGGCGGAGGAGCCCTGCACCTGGCCGAACGTGCACGTGCTGCTTGCCGAGGACAACGAGATCATCGGCGAGATCGCCGAGGAGATCATCATGTCGACGGGGGCCACGGTGGAGCGCGCCTGGAACGGTCTGGAGGTTGTCAACCTGCTGGAGGATGCGCCCGAGGATCGCTTCGACCTCATCTTCATGGATATCCAGATGCCCGGCATGGACGGGCTCGAGGCGGCGCAGATCGTGGTGGAGCGCTACCGGGCGGCGGGTCATGTGCGGCCGCCCATCATTGCGACCACCGCGAACGCCTACGAGGAGGACCGCCAGCGCGCGTTCGACGCCGGCATGGACGGGTTCGCCGTGAAGCCCATCGGGAAGGGCGAGGTGTGCCACCTCTTCACGACGTTCGTGGACGAGAAGAGCGACGAATAG
- a CDS encoding GSU2403 family nucleotidyltransferase fold protein: MSSIMDVVLEECLTTLGPYLDQLVIAGGWVPYLYGKIYDGRALQEPLMTYDFDAVVPRRRFIEEGLALNDAILDAGFDLEFASLHNPPVVKYVKELPRGARAEIEFITDEPGNREETKKIGSINAQALRHVGLLMDDPWVISLSELGYASGRSVRIPRPAAYIFHKVLTAPRRRQRVKTAKDLYYVFYVLDAFPAWKEASLGEVRDLARAHESLGKKACGYLTPRFSSMDSEGVDLLLSQKPQTTYPTMDDDQFRHYAHFAMAQLVDSLGE; encoded by the coding sequence ATGAGCTCGATAATGGACGTCGTGCTCGAGGAGTGCCTTACTACGTTGGGCCCCTATCTCGATCAGCTGGTTATCGCTGGCGGTTGGGTGCCGTATCTGTATGGAAAGATATACGACGGCCGAGCTCTCCAAGAGCCGCTTATGACGTACGATTTCGATGCAGTAGTGCCGCGTCGCCGGTTCATCGAGGAGGGTCTTGCCTTGAACGACGCTATACTGGATGCGGGGTTCGACCTCGAGTTCGCGTCTCTGCATAATCCTCCGGTCGTTAAGTACGTGAAGGAGCTGCCTCGCGGTGCGAGGGCGGAAATAGAGTTCATCACGGACGAGCCGGGCAATCGCGAGGAGACGAAGAAAATAGGCTCGATCAACGCGCAGGCATTACGGCATGTCGGCCTCTTGATGGACGATCCCTGGGTAATTTCTCTGAGCGAGTTGGGATACGCCTCGGGGCGTTCCGTGCGCATTCCGAGGCCGGCTGCGTACATCTTTCATAAGGTTCTGACGGCACCTCGACGACGCCAGCGGGTAAAAACGGCCAAGGATCTGTACTACGTATTCTACGTGCTCGATGCGTTTCCCGCATGGAAAGAGGCATCGCTTGGGGAAGTACGCGATTTGGCGAGAGCTCACGAGAGCCTGGGGAAGAAGGCTTGCGGGTATCTGACGCCGCGCTTCTCCTCGATGGACTCCGAGGGCGTCGATCTCCTGCTCTCCCAGAAACCCCAGACAACCTATCCGACCATGGACGATGATCAGTTCAGGCACTATGCGCATTTTGCCATGGCCCAGTTGGTTGATTCGCTTGGGGAATGA
- a CDS encoding DUF2207 domain-containing protein — translation MQNMSGSQLRESFAFSRRNAALVCAVLVALACALVALAPGQAHAKSYTMPKVDIQAQVETDGALQVTEQRTFDFDGDFTAVWWTFDGLPSNATLKINGVRMANVDADGAVVGDWTTLPSESFVLSWRDSGGPGNDSYSFDAPMNSVYVFFNASDDRRIIELDYTVENGAQAYNDVGEVYWKYIGSQWQEDSDNVTMTLALPVPQGTEVVPGENVRAWGHGPLDGKVTVNADGTVTYTVPHVAAGQYAEARVVFPVEWLTNLSAESAALHQGQNRLDEVLKEEQSWADEANRNRMLSLAFVIGCGVICVLLIAWALRAYFKYGREYKPSFTGEYWRDVPDPSVHPAAIGRLWRWDRESQDDFTATLMHLAHIGAIRIDSGSYEEPGVFGRTKTVDDYYLTRLPAADNVTDPIDQQTLGLLFGRFANGADALWFGTIKKYGEDNPQEFVDAMQGWQGALSAATNREDFFEAKGRRYQGYLITLAVVVAVAGVAIWLLMSNFIPLIFMIPTAIALGVIGNYMPRRSVKGNELTAKSKALRNWLTDFSSLDERPPTDVKVWGEFMVYAYLFGVADQAIKQLQTTMPQLFEYDGSMGMTYMPWWFWYTGGHTAAGAAMPSVGDMLHTSMANTMSTAQAAISGASGNFSSGGGFGGGFSGGGGGGFGGGGGAR, via the coding sequence ATGCAAAACATGAGCGGTTCGCAACTCCGCGAATCCTTCGCTTTTTCCCGGCGAAACGCCGCGCTTGTCTGCGCGGTCCTCGTTGCGCTCGCGTGCGCGCTCGTGGCGCTCGCCCCCGGGCAGGCGCACGCGAAGTCGTACACCATGCCCAAGGTGGATATCCAGGCGCAGGTGGAAACCGACGGCGCGCTGCAGGTGACCGAGCAGCGCACCTTCGATTTCGACGGCGACTTCACCGCGGTGTGGTGGACGTTCGACGGCCTCCCGTCGAACGCGACGCTCAAAATCAACGGCGTGCGCATGGCGAACGTCGATGCCGACGGCGCGGTGGTGGGCGATTGGACGACGCTGCCCAGCGAGTCGTTCGTGCTGAGCTGGCGCGACTCGGGCGGCCCGGGGAACGATTCCTACTCGTTCGACGCGCCGATGAACAGCGTGTACGTGTTCTTCAACGCCTCGGACGATCGGCGCATCATCGAGCTTGACTACACGGTGGAGAACGGGGCGCAGGCGTACAACGACGTGGGCGAGGTGTACTGGAAGTACATCGGCTCGCAATGGCAGGAAGATTCCGACAACGTCACCATGACGCTGGCGCTGCCCGTGCCGCAGGGCACCGAGGTGGTGCCGGGCGAGAACGTGCGCGCCTGGGGCCACGGCCCGCTCGACGGCAAGGTGACCGTGAACGCCGACGGCACCGTGACGTACACCGTGCCCCATGTGGCGGCGGGGCAGTACGCCGAGGCGCGCGTCGTGTTCCCGGTGGAGTGGTTGACGAACCTGTCGGCCGAGAGCGCGGCGCTGCACCAGGGCCAGAACCGCCTGGACGAGGTGCTGAAAGAGGAGCAGTCGTGGGCCGACGAGGCGAACCGCAACCGCATGCTGTCGCTGGCGTTCGTCATCGGCTGCGGCGTGATCTGCGTGCTGCTCATCGCATGGGCGCTGCGCGCGTACTTCAAGTACGGACGCGAATACAAACCCTCGTTCACCGGCGAATACTGGCGCGACGTGCCCGATCCGTCCGTTCATCCGGCGGCCATCGGCCGTCTGTGGCGCTGGGATCGCGAGAGCCAGGACGACTTCACGGCCACGCTCATGCACCTCGCGCACATCGGCGCGATCCGCATCGACTCCGGCAGCTACGAGGAGCCCGGCGTGTTCGGCCGCACGAAGACCGTGGACGACTACTACCTCACGAGGCTGCCGGCTGCCGACAACGTGACCGATCCGATCGATCAGCAGACGCTCGGGTTGCTGTTCGGCCGCTTCGCCAACGGCGCCGACGCGCTGTGGTTCGGCACCATCAAGAAGTATGGCGAGGACAACCCGCAGGAATTCGTCGACGCGATGCAGGGTTGGCAGGGCGCCCTGTCGGCGGCAACGAACCGCGAGGACTTCTTCGAGGCGAAGGGCAGGCGCTACCAGGGCTACCTCATCACGCTCGCCGTGGTGGTGGCCGTGGCCGGCGTTGCGATCTGGCTGCTCATGTCGAACTTCATCCCGCTGATCTTCATGATTCCCACGGCCATCGCGTTGGGCGTCATCGGGAACTACATGCCGCGCCGCAGCGTGAAGGGCAACGAGCTGACCGCCAAGAGCAAGGCGCTGCGCAACTGGCTGACCGATTTCTCGTCGCTTGACGAGCGTCCTCCCACCGACGTGAAGGTGTGGGGCGAGTTCATGGTGTACGCCTACCTGTTCGGCGTGGCCGACCAGGCCATCAAGCAGCTGCAGACCACCATGCCGCAGCTGTTCGAGTACGACGGCTCGATGGGCATGACGTACATGCCGTGGTGGTTCTGGTACACGGGCGGCCACACGGCTGCCGGCGCCGCGATGCCCTCGGTGGGCGACATGCTGCACACGTCGATGGCGAACACGATGTCGACGGCCCAGGCGGCCATCTCGGGCGCAAGCGGCAACTTCTCGAGCGGCGGCGGGTTCGGCGGCGGCTTCTCCGGCGGCGGCGGAGGCGGCTTCGGCGGCGGAGGCGGCGCTCGATAA
- the ispE gene encoding 4-(cytidine 5'-diphospho)-2-C-methyl-D-erythritol kinase: protein MTLTSDERRAERLANDEHAVDMLEVARRAQGVDIAGFTGPDAVKLVAPAKVNLFLDIGAKRPDGYHDAVSIMHALMLHDVLRMKLAPGRGEGLSLDLACVAREGLAQLDVPVGRNIVAKAVRLLADKLGRANDEMVVACIEKHIPAEAGLGGGSSDAAAALLGAAHLWGVPADDPRIEEAARALGADVAFFLHGGCACFTGVGDVFAHALTPMNTNVVLVKPEGGVSTAAAYRAFDEHPTIIPEASRDAALAATHAADVPLCNNLVPVSEQLLPELVDIRTWAAARADVQRVLMSGSGSAVFVQCPSFADAGRVAADARMRGWWARATTFGPTRAAVVPNR from the coding sequence ATGACGCTGACGAGCGATGAACGACGCGCCGAGCGCCTGGCGAACGACGAGCACGCGGTGGACATGCTGGAGGTGGCGCGCCGCGCGCAGGGTGTGGACATCGCAGGCTTCACCGGGCCCGACGCCGTCAAGCTGGTGGCGCCGGCGAAGGTGAACCTGTTCCTCGACATCGGCGCGAAGCGCCCGGACGGCTACCACGACGCCGTCAGCATCATGCACGCGCTCATGCTGCACGACGTGCTGCGCATGAAGCTGGCGCCGGGTCGCGGCGAGGGGCTGTCGCTCGACCTCGCGTGCGTCGCGCGCGAAGGGCTCGCGCAGCTCGACGTGCCCGTGGGGCGTAACATCGTGGCGAAGGCCGTGCGCCTGCTGGCCGACAAGCTGGGCCGCGCGAACGACGAGATGGTGGTCGCCTGCATCGAGAAGCACATCCCCGCCGAGGCCGGCCTGGGCGGCGGCTCCTCCGACGCCGCCGCGGCGCTGCTGGGCGCGGCGCACCTGTGGGGCGTGCCGGCCGACGACCCGCGCATCGAGGAAGCGGCGCGCGCCTTGGGCGCCGACGTGGCGTTCTTCCTGCACGGAGGCTGCGCGTGCTTCACCGGCGTGGGCGACGTGTTCGCGCACGCGCTGACACCCATGAACACGAATGTGGTGCTCGTGAAGCCCGAGGGCGGCGTGTCCACGGCCGCCGCGTACCGCGCGTTCGACGAGCATCCCACGATCATCCCGGAAGCCAGCCGCGACGCCGCCCTCGCCGCGACGCATGCCGCGGACGTGCCGCTGTGCAACAACCTGGTGCCCGTGTCCGAGCAGCTGCTTCCCGAGCTCGTGGACATTCGCACGTGGGCCGCCGCGCGCGCCGACGTGCAGCGTGTGCTCATGTCGGGCAGCGGTTCGGCCGTGTTCGTGCAGTGCCCCTCGTTCGCCGACGCGGGCCGCGTGGCCGCCGATGCGCGCATGCGCGGCTGGTGGGCGCGCGCCACGACGTTCGGCCCGACGCGCGCGGCCGTGGTGCCGAACCGCTAA
- a CDS encoding LemA family protein → MSIPLIIILVIVVVLVVAVIGLYNNLVKLRNMVDNAWAQIDVQLQRRLDLIPNLVETVKGYAAHESGTLEEVTKARTAVMNAPTPEGKMQADGILTGALKNLFAVAEAYPDLKANTNFQQLQAELSNTEDKISYMRQSFNDTVMKYNTAIQTFPAVLIAGMMGFKERDSFDATAGAEVAPKVQF, encoded by the coding sequence ATGAGCATCCCATTGATCATCATCCTCGTCATCGTCGTCGTGTTGGTTGTGGCCGTGATCGGGCTGTACAACAACCTCGTCAAACTGCGCAACATGGTGGACAACGCCTGGGCGCAGATCGACGTGCAGTTGCAGCGCCGCCTCGACCTCATTCCGAACCTCGTCGAAACCGTCAAGGGCTACGCCGCCCACGAGAGCGGCACGCTCGAAGAGGTCACCAAGGCGCGTACCGCCGTCATGAACGCGCCCACGCCCGAGGGAAAGATGCAGGCCGACGGCATCCTGACCGGCGCGCTGAAGAACCTGTTCGCCGTGGCCGAGGCCTACCCCGACCTCAAGGCGAACACGAACTTCCAGCAGCTTCAGGCCGAGCTTTCCAACACCGAAGACAAGATCAGCTACATGCGTCAAAGCTTCAACGACACCGTCATGAAATACAACACGGCGATCCAGACGTTCCCCGCCGTGCTGATAGCCGGCATGATGGGCTTCAAGGAGCGCGACAGCTTCGACGCGACGGCCGGTGCGGAAGTCGCTCCCAAGGTGCAGTTCTAA
- a CDS encoding LysR family transcriptional regulator has translation MPILEPGEAGRAAAWCEVGCGDARTLRAGEMMMAKFRMDIDQRRYFCTLCSAGNITQAAQLLYLSRQGLSKSMNSLEKQLDVQLFVRGKKGVELTEAGRILLRYLHEEDRLWDACVADIRAVDRTEPELVRVGLLSMYVGYHQKRELLAGFQDDPRIRIEVVDGDHDAFWEAITAGEMELAFSIKPPEELGIPAIKLLDDGLSILLAASDPLARKRYVDFETDLQGKTVIQTSPYKGRLYETAFRNRGINVELLVHDKNLMLAQVSTSEDCFIIQTEYAKSLVTDQVCMRPLINAPIEMDSMLVFRPALRPMACTVARKLLAPYGKEDELDAFLAYNKPHD, from the coding sequence TTGCCTATACTGGAACCAGGGGAGGCCGGCCGTGCCGCTGCGTGGTGCGAGGTCGGCTGCGGGGATGCGCGGACGCTGCGGGCGGGGGAGATGATGATGGCGAAGTTCCGTATGGATATCGATCAGAGAAGGTATTTCTGCACGCTCTGCTCGGCGGGCAACATTACGCAAGCCGCTCAGTTGCTCTATCTGTCGAGGCAGGGGCTGTCGAAAAGCATGAACAGCTTGGAGAAGCAACTGGATGTGCAGCTGTTCGTTCGCGGCAAGAAAGGGGTCGAGCTTACCGAGGCGGGAAGAATTCTGTTGCGCTATCTGCATGAGGAAGATCGATTGTGGGATGCGTGCGTGGCCGATATTCGCGCGGTTGATCGGACGGAGCCCGAGCTGGTGCGCGTTGGATTGCTAAGCATGTACGTGGGATACCATCAGAAACGGGAGTTGTTGGCCGGCTTCCAAGACGACCCGCGTATAAGGATCGAAGTGGTTGACGGCGATCACGATGCGTTTTGGGAAGCCATCACCGCAGGCGAGATGGAGCTTGCGTTTTCCATCAAGCCGCCTGAAGAATTGGGAATCCCGGCTATCAAGCTGCTCGACGACGGCCTGTCCATCCTGCTGGCGGCCAGCGACCCGTTGGCGCGAAAGAGATACGTCGACTTCGAGACGGATCTGCAGGGCAAAACCGTCATCCAAACAAGTCCCTACAAAGGCCGGCTGTACGAGACGGCATTTCGAAACCGCGGCATCAACGTGGAGCTGCTCGTTCATGATAAGAACCTCATGCTTGCCCAGGTGTCTACCAGCGAGGATTGTTTCATCATTCAAACGGAATACGCGAAATCGCTGGTCACCGATCAGGTTTGTATGCGCCCTCTTATCAATGCTCCCATAGAGATGGATTCCATGCTGGTGTTTCGCCCTGCGCTGCGCCCGATGGCGTGTACGGTGGCGCGTAAGCTGCTGGCTCCGTACGGCAAGGAGGACGAGCTCGACGCTTTTTTGGCCTATAATAAGCCGCATGACTGA
- a CDS encoding guanylate cyclase, giving the protein MIARLSRIVPMLIVLAVVAAVVYIVAAWRYSPNRAKELLIKMFTAITGGVSAFFLLVCAYAWLERNEAVFDLAFSFLLTALIGLVVTRICRAVFLRHNPAYRIKAAKTTTPGSRVKRWRRK; this is encoded by the coding sequence GTGATCGCTCGACTGTCGCGTATCGTTCCGATGCTCATCGTGCTGGCCGTGGTGGCCGCCGTCGTGTACATCGTGGCGGCGTGGCGCTACTCCCCGAACCGGGCGAAGGAACTGCTCATCAAGATGTTCACGGCCATCACGGGCGGCGTGTCGGCGTTCTTCCTGCTGGTGTGCGCGTACGCGTGGCTCGAGCGCAACGAGGCGGTGTTCGACCTGGCGTTCAGCTTCCTGCTGACCGCGCTGATCGGGCTCGTCGTCACGCGCATCTGCCGCGCCGTGTTCCTGCGGCACAACCCTGCGTACCGCATCAAAGCTGCGAAAACGACCACGCCCGGCTCCCGCGTGAAGCGCTGGCGCAGAAAATGA
- a CDS encoding FAD-dependent oxidoreductase produces the protein MGNLTRRDLLKGLGLGSIALASGGALAACAPAGKADESGTSAPSASTGYQFAKRMSDLRDMTQSETDVLVIGGGGAGLCAALSAAEQGAQVVLCEKMSVLGGATMLSSGKIPAVGTKQQTDMGESDSVGACVIDIMRPSNYSVRPDLVHTVTEQSKDIVEWTEKHGAVWGIDEALYYGQTAHRMHTTVDAGKGLTDALIASMDSDSRITQMLSCEIQGLVLADDDDRIVGAYGKSGKNNLAIIANNTVLASSGFANNPDMLAQYCPEAVDSFKMVAPGATGEGILWAQELGANLQNMGAYQGHAFHGVDNDQTLEQGVANNGGIMVNQEGNRFASEYTGYSELSPHVIAQTDHIAYLCFTDVQIAKSAKYAEWEEAGIVLKGATGSELAAAIGADAATLEKTIAEYQTGIEKGEDKFNRAHLPESFDGPYYAVKVTGEIRHTQGGMATDVAGHVLRADKSLIKGLYAAGGCTEGFSSRGGAAYMSGNGLIQALVFGKLAGAAAATESPDSATLATWTKSEKDAYK, from the coding sequence ATGGGGAATCTCACACGGAGGGATCTGCTGAAAGGCTTGGGGCTCGGCTCAATCGCGCTCGCTTCGGGCGGAGCGCTTGCCGCATGCGCGCCCGCAGGCAAGGCGGACGAAAGCGGCACGAGCGCTCCCTCAGCAAGCACGGGCTACCAGTTCGCCAAACGCATGAGCGACCTCAGGGATATGACGCAATCCGAGACGGACGTGCTGGTCATCGGCGGCGGCGGAGCAGGCCTCTGCGCTGCACTGAGCGCTGCCGAGCAGGGAGCGCAGGTGGTTCTGTGCGAGAAGATGAGCGTGCTGGGCGGGGCCACCATGCTTTCAAGCGGGAAGATTCCCGCCGTGGGCACCAAGCAGCAAACAGACATGGGCGAAAGCGACAGCGTCGGCGCGTGCGTCATCGACATCATGCGCCCGAGCAATTACAGCGTAAGACCCGACCTAGTCCACACCGTGACCGAGCAGTCGAAGGACATCGTCGAATGGACCGAGAAGCACGGTGCCGTTTGGGGCATCGACGAAGCCCTCTACTACGGCCAAACGGCGCACCGCATGCATACAACCGTCGATGCCGGCAAGGGGCTCACCGACGCGCTCATCGCGAGCATGGACTCCGACAGCCGCATCACCCAGATGCTGTCATGCGAGATACAGGGCCTCGTGCTTGCGGACGACGACGATCGCATCGTGGGCGCATACGGAAAGAGCGGCAAGAACAACCTGGCCATCATTGCGAACAACACGGTGCTGGCGTCAAGCGGATTCGCCAACAACCCCGACATGCTGGCACAGTACTGCCCCGAAGCCGTGGACTCGTTCAAAATGGTAGCTCCCGGCGCTACCGGCGAGGGCATCCTATGGGCACAGGAGCTGGGAGCCAACCTGCAGAATATGGGCGCCTACCAGGGTCACGCATTCCACGGCGTAGACAACGACCAGACGCTCGAGCAGGGCGTAGCCAACAACGGCGGCATCATGGTGAACCAGGAAGGAAACCGGTTTGCCAGCGAATACACCGGCTATTCCGAGCTGTCGCCCCACGTCATCGCGCAGACCGACCACATCGCCTACCTCTGCTTCACTGACGTGCAAATCGCAAAGAGCGCAAAGTACGCGGAATGGGAGGAAGCCGGCATCGTGCTGAAAGGAGCAACCGGCAGCGAATTGGCCGCAGCGATCGGCGCAGATGCCGCGACACTAGAAAAGACGATCGCCGAATACCAGACCGGCATCGAAAAGGGCGAAGACAAGTTCAACCGAGCGCATCTGCCGGAAAGCTTCGACGGTCCCTACTATGCAGTAAAGGTCACCGGCGAGATTCGCCACACGCAAGGAGGCATGGCAACCGATGTGGCCGGCCATGTGCTTCGCGCTGACAAGAGCCTGATCAAGGGACTGTACGCAGCCGGAGGATGCACGGAAGGCTTTTCTTCCCGCGGCGGGGCGGCGTACATGAGCGGCAATGGGCTCATCCAGGCGCTCGTTTTCGGCAAGCTGGCCGGAGCAGCAGCCGCAACGGAAAGCCCCGATTCCGCAACCCTTGCAACGTGGACCAAAAGCGAGAAGGACGCGTACAAATAG